In the Theobroma cacao cultivar B97-61/B2 chromosome 1, Criollo_cocoa_genome_V2, whole genome shotgun sequence genome, one interval contains:
- the LOC18613964 gene encoding transcription factor bHLH13, with product MKIEVGMGGGAWNDEDKAMVAAVLGTRAFDYLITSSVSNENLLMTINSDENLQNKLSDLVDRPNASNFSWNYAIFWQISRSKSSDWVLGWGDGCCREPKEGEESEATRILNLRLEDETQQKMRKRVLQKLHTLFGGSDEDNYALGLDRVTDTEMFFLASMYFSFPRGEGGPGKCFASGKHVWISDSLKSGSDYCVRSFLTKSAGVQTIVLVPTDVGVVELGSVRSVPESLELLQSIRSSFSSNSALLRAKQMAVAIPVVNEKKDENTHFSNLGTLERVEGIPKIFGQDLNNTSHGHSNYREKLAIRKMEDRPTWGACANGGRLSFSSNQNGLHGSGWPHVHGVKQGNPTEFYGSQNTANNFQELVNGAREEFRVNQFQSQKPVQMQIDFSGATSRPSVITRPLSAESEHSDVEASCKEEKPSVADERRPRKRGRKPANGREEPLNHVEAERQRREKLNQRFYALRAVVPNISKMDKASLLGDAIAYINELQAKLKVMEAEREKFGSTSRDSAGLDPNPTVENHMRAPDIDVQAAHNEVVVRVSCPLDSHPASRVIQAFKEAQVNVVESKLVTADDTVFHTFVIKSQGSEQLTREKLIAAFSRESSSLQSLSSLG from the coding sequence atgaaaattgaagtgGGTATGGGAGGTGGGGCTTGGAACGATGAAGATAAGGCTATGGTTGCTGCTGTTTTAGGAACAAGAGCATTTGACTACTTGATAACAAGCTCAGTTTCAAATGAGAACCTTTTAATGACTATAAATAGCGATGAGAATCTTCAAAACAAGCTCTCAGATCTTGTGGACCGACCCAACGCTTCTAATTTTAGCTGGAACTATGCCATTTTTTGGCAAATTTCGCGGTCTAAGTCTAGCGATTGGGTCCTTGGTTGGGGAGATGGGTGTTGTAGAGAGCctaaagaaggagaagaatCTGAAGCTACTCGGATTCTTAATCTGCGGCTCGAAGATGAGACTCAACAGAAGATGAGGAAAAGGGTTTTGCAGAAATTGCATACTTTGTTTGGTGGATCAGATGAGGATAATTATGCTCTTGGGCTGGATAGAGTTACTGATACTGAGATGTTCTTTTTAGCATCCATGTATTTTTCATTTCCGCGAGGAGAAGGTGGTCCAGGGAAGTGTTTTGCATCTGGGAAGCATGTTTGGATCTCGGATTCATTGAAATCAGGTTCGGATTATTGTGTTAGGTCGTTTTTGACAAAGTCTGCTGGAGTTCAAACTATTGTTCTGGTCCCTACTGATGTTGGTGTTGTTGAATTGGGGTCAGTGAGATCTGTACCTGAAAGCTTAGAGTTGTTGCAGTCAATAAGAAGTTCATTCTCATCTAATTCGGCGTTGCTTAGGGCAAAGCAAATGGCAGTAGCAATACCAGTGGTGAATGAGAAGAAAGATGAAAATACTCATTTTTCGAATTTGGGGACTTTGGAGAGAGTGGAAGGAATTCCAAAGATTTTTGGGCAGGATCTGAACAACACTTCTCATGGTCATTCCAATTACCGGGAGAAACTTGCTATAAGAAAGATGGAAGATAGACCAACATGGGGAGCATGTGCTAATGGCGGTAGGctttcattttcaagtaatcaaaatGGTCTCCATGGTTCAGGTTGGCCACATGTTCATGGTGTGAAACAAGGGAATCCAACAGAATTTTATGGTTCTCAAAACACTgcaaataattttcaagagcTTGTTAATGGGGCTAGGGAAGAGTTTCGGGTTAACCAATTTCAGTCACAAAAGCCAGTGCAAATGCAGATTGATTTTTCAGGGGCTACTTCAAGGCCTTCCGTAATTACTCGGCCATTAAGTGCTGAATCTGAGCACTCAGATGTTGAAGCTTCGTGCAAGGAAGAGAAGCCGAGTGTAGCTGATGAAAGGAGGCCCCGAAAAAGGGGTAGAAAGCCCGCTAATGGAAGAGAAGAACCTCTTAATCATGTTGAGGCAGAAAGGCAGCGCCGTGAGAAGCTGAACCAGCGGTTCTATGCATTACGAGCTGTGGTTCCCAACATATCCAAGATGGACAAAGCTTCATTGTTAGGAGATGCAATTGCTTACATTAATGAGCTTCAGGCAAAGCTCAAGGTCATGGAAGCAGAAAGGGAGAAGTTTGGTAGTACTTCAAGAGATTCAGCAGGGTTAGACCCTAATCCAACTGTGGAGAATCATATGCGAGCTCCTGATATTGATGTCCAAGCTGCTCACAATGAGGTTGTTGTAAGAGTAAGCTGTCCTTTAGATTCACATCCTGCATCAAGAGTAATACAAGCATTTAAAGAGGCACAGGTCAATGTTGTTGAGTCAAAACTTGTTACCGCAGATGATACTGTGTTTCATACATTTGTTATCAAGTCTCAAGGATCCGAGCAGCTAACAAGGGAAAAGTTGATTGCAGCATTTTCGCGTGAATCCAGTTCCTTACAGTCATTATCATCTCTTGGGTAG
- the LOC18613965 gene encoding uncharacterized protein LOC18613965 isoform X1: MEKETRQKIEETVREILSKADMEEMTEFKVRVAASERLGIDLSDFNHKKFVREVIESFLLSTVEENGDVEELNSKLREEEAKIKIKKEIDGDGDRLICKLADKRNVVVHEFRGKTYVSIREFYVKDGKELPSARGVSLTSEIWSALKNSFPAIDAAVKKMQSKLSTKLDGEQNGDVSNSVTAFSHEFSPIETTRFDGKNYHCWAEQMELFLKQLQFAYVLTDPCPSLTLSPEASSEESAQAKATEKKWMNDDYLCRHSILSSLSDNLYYQFSKKTKSAKELWEELKLVYLYEEFGTKRSQVRKYIEFQIVDGRPILKQMQELNSIADSIVAAGMMIDENFHVSTIISKLPPSWKDFCVKLMREEYLPFRMLMDHIRVEEESRNRVKQAEHSKYESFYPANNLGPRIRDMKKPGVPWKRRESEMHGRPPICNYCGRKGHLSKFCRNRRCEKEVNGKQNGENSTMPSVSKVNVVESNV; encoded by the exons ATGGAAAAAGAAACTCGACAAAAAATCGAGGAAACGGTGAGGGAAATACTGAGCAAAGCTGATATGGAAGAGATGACTGAGTTCAAAGTCCGAGTCGCGGCTTCGGAGCGACTCGGAATCGACCTCTCTGATTTTAATCACAAGAAGTTTGTTAGAGAAGTGATCGagtcttttcttctctctacTGTCGAAGAAAATGGCGATGTTGAGGAACTCAATTCGAAGCTTCGAGAAGAAGaggctaaaattaaaattaagaaagaaatcgACGGCGACGGAGATCGCCTTATTTGCAAG CTAGCAGACAAGAGGAATGTGGTGGTTCATGAATTTAGAGGAAAAACTTATGTATCGATTAGGGAGTTCTATGTAAAAGACGGAAAAGAGCTCCCATCTGCAAGAG GAGTTAGCTTGACAAGCGAAATTTGGTCAGCTTTAAAGAATAGTTTCCCTGCAATTGATGCAGCTGTAAAAAAGATGCAATCAAAGCTAAG TACAAAACTTGATGGTGAACAAAATGGAGATGTGTCTAACTCAGTGACTGCTTTTTCTCATGAATTTTCCCCTATTGAAACCACACGTTTTGATGGGAAGAATTACCATTGCTGGGCAGAACAGATGGAACTTTTCTTAAAGCAATTACAGTTCGCATACGTGCTTACTGATCCATGCCCTAGTCTTACTCTTAGTCCCGAAGCAAGCAGTGAAGAATCTGCTCAAGCCAAAGCTACTGAAAAGAAGTGGATGAATGATGACTACCTTTGTCGCCACAGCATTTTGAGCTCTTTATCTGATAATCTGTATTATCAATTCTCAAAGAAAACTAAGAGTGCTAAAGAGCTGTGGGAAGAGCTAAAATTAGTTTATCTTTATGAGGAATTCGGAACAAAGAGATCTCAAGTTAGAAAGTACATTGAGTTTCAAATTGTTGATGGAAGACCAATTCTCAAGCAAATGCAAGAACTCAATAGCATAGCCGATTCTATTGTTGCAGCTGGAATGATGATTGATGAGAACTTTCATGTTAGCACCATCATCTCCAAGCTTCCACCATCCTGGAAGGACTTCTGTGTTAAGCTGATGCGTGAGGAATACCTGCCCTTCAGGATGTTGATGGATCATATAAGAGTTGAGGAAGAGTCTCGTAACAGAGTCAAACAAGCGGAGCATTCAAAGTATGAAAGCTTTTATCCAGCCAACAATCTTGGCCCAAGGATAAGAGATATGAAGAAACCAGGGGTACCTTGGAAAAGGCGAGAATCAGAAATGCATGGCAGGCCCCCCATATGTAACTATTGTGGCAGGAAGGGACACCTTTCCAAGTTCTGTCGTAATAGAAGATGTGAAAAAGAAGTGAATGGAAAACAAAATGGGGAGAATTCAACTATGCCTTCTGTTTCAAAGGTCAACGTAGTTGAGAGCAATGTGTAG
- the LOC18613965 gene encoding RNA polymerase II transcriptional coactivator KELP isoform X2, producing the protein MEKETRQKIEETVREILSKADMEEMTEFKVRVAASERLGIDLSDFNHKKFVREVIESFLLSTVEENGDVEELNSKLREEEAKIKIKKEIDGDGDRLICKLADKRNVVVHEFRGKTYVSIREFYVKDGKELPSARGVSLTSEIWSALKNSFPAIDAAVKKMQSKLRWDSILSFEYKT; encoded by the exons ATGGAAAAAGAAACTCGACAAAAAATCGAGGAAACGGTGAGGGAAATACTGAGCAAAGCTGATATGGAAGAGATGACTGAGTTCAAAGTCCGAGTCGCGGCTTCGGAGCGACTCGGAATCGACCTCTCTGATTTTAATCACAAGAAGTTTGTTAGAGAAGTGATCGagtcttttcttctctctacTGTCGAAGAAAATGGCGATGTTGAGGAACTCAATTCGAAGCTTCGAGAAGAAGaggctaaaattaaaattaagaaagaaatcgACGGCGACGGAGATCGCCTTATTTGCAAG CTAGCAGACAAGAGGAATGTGGTGGTTCATGAATTTAGAGGAAAAACTTATGTATCGATTAGGGAGTTCTATGTAAAAGACGGAAAAGAGCTCCCATCTGCAAGAG GAGTTAGCTTGACAAGCGAAATTTGGTCAGCTTTAAAGAATAGTTTCCCTGCAATTGATGCAGCTGTAAAAAAGATGCAATCAAAGCTAAGGTGGGACTCCATTTTGAGTTTTGAG TACAAAACTTGA
- the LOC18613966 gene encoding cytochrome P450 703A2, producing the protein MDLLSLAFALLSAALIVNILFLCGWLKQKPSRKTKMLPPGPKKWPVVGNLLQLSPLPHRDLASLCDKYGPLVYLRLGSVDAITTNDPDIIREILLRQDDVFASRPRTLAAVHLAYECGDVALAPLGPHWKRMRRICMEHLLTTKRLESFAKHRADEAQHLVKDVSARAKTGKLVNLREVLGAFAMNNVTRMLLGRQYFGAESAGPQEALEFMHITHELFWLLGVIYLGDYLPIWRWVDPYGCEKKMREVEKRVDDFHKRIIEEHRRAREGKKREFGREDDGEEMDFVDVLLSLPGEDGKAHMDDTDIKALIQDMIAAATDTSAVTNEWAMAEVIKHPRVLRKIQEELDTVVGPNRMVNESDLPHLNYLRCVVRETFRMHPAGPFLIPHESLRATTINGYYIPAKTRVFINTHGLGRNTKIWDDVEVFRPERHWLANGTRVEISHGADFKILPFSAGKRKCPGAPLGVTLVLMALARLFHCFDWAPPEGLRPEDINTTEVYGMTMPKAEPLMAIARPRLADQMYH; encoded by the exons ATGGATTTACTCAGCTTGGCTTTCGCCCTTCTCTCTGCAGCTCTCATCGTCAACATCCTATTCCTATGCGGATGGCTCAAGCAGAAGCCATCGCGTAAGACCAAAATGCTTCCTCCCGGCCCAAAAAAATGGCCTGTAGTTGGTAACCTTCTCCAATTAAGTCCACTTCCGCACAGGGACTTAGCTTCTTTATGTGACAAATATGGGCCATTAGTCTACCTCCGGCTTGGCAGCGTAGACGCCATCACCACCAATGACCCAGACATCATTCGGGAAATACTTCTCCGGCAAGACGATGTCTTTGCGTCCAGGCCAAGGACCCTAGCCGCGGTCCATCTCGCCTATGAGTGCGGGGATGTGGCCTTGGCGCCTCTAGGCCCGCATTGGAAGCGAATGAGAAGAATTTGCATGGAGCATTTACTAACAACGAAAAGGCTAGAGTCATTTGCAAAACACCGAGCCGATGAAGCCCAACATCTAGTAAAAGATGTTTCGGCACGAGCTAAAACTGGGAAGCTTGTGAACTTGAGGGAAGTTTTGGGTGCCTTTGCAATGAACAATGTGACTAGGATGTTGTTGGGGAGGCAATATTTTGGGGCTGAATCTGCTGGCCCACAAGAAGCCTTGGAGTTCATGCACATAACCCATGAACTGTTTTGGCTATTGGGTGTTATCTATTTGGGTGATTATTTGCCAATTTGGAGATGGGTGGATCCCTATGGGTGTGAGAAAAAGATGAGGGAAGTGGAGAAAAGAGTGGATGATTTTCACAAAAGGATTATTGAAGAGCATAGAAGGGCAAGGGAAgggaagaagagagaatttggTCGAGAAGATGATGGTGAGGAAATGGATTTTGTTGATGTTTTACTGTCATTGCCTGGTGAAGATGGAAAAGCCCACATGGATGATACTGATATTAAAGCTCTAATTCAG GATATGATTGCCGCGGCAACAGACACATCAGCTGTGACCAACGAATGGGCCATGGCCGAAGTGATCAAGCATCCACGCGTCCTCCGTAAGATCCAAGAAGAACTCGATACTGTCGTGGGTCCCAATCGAATGGTCAACGAATCTGATCTCCCTCACCTTAACTACCTACGCTGCGTAGTACGAGAAACATTCCGCATGCACCCTGCTGGGCCATTTTTAATCCCACACGAGTCCCTTCGGGCCACGACCATCAACGGTTACTACATCCCTGCCAAGACACGTGTCTTTATCAACACCCATGGGCTGGGCCGAAATACCAAAATATGGGACGACGTGGAGGTGTTCCGGCCCGAGAGACACTGGCTAGCTAATGGAACCCGAGTGGAGATAAGCCACGGAGCAGATTTCAAAATACTGCCTTTCAGTGCTGGGAAGAGGAAGTGTCCTGGTGCGCCACTTGGGGTGACCCTGGTGCTTATGGCTTTGGCCCGACTCTTTCATTGTTTTGATTGGGCCCCGCCGGAGGGTTTGAGGCCGGAAGATATAAATACGACTGAAGTTTATGGGATGACTATGCCCAAGGCCGAGCCCTTAATGGCTATTGCCAGGCCACGCTTGGCGGACCAAATGTACCATTGA